In Streptomyces sp. 840.1, the DNA window CCTCCCCGGGACCACCCAGACCCTGCCGCTCCAGGTCTACCTGCTCCTCCAGGACAACCCGGAGGCCGCCACCTCGGTCTCCCTGCTCCTGCTCGCGATCGCGATGCTCGTCCTCATCGGGCTGCGCGGGCGGTGGACCGGCACCCCGAGCGCGGCGACCGCCGGGCCGCGCGCCCAGGCCGACGAGCCGGCCGCCGTCCCGGTGCCGGACGCCCGGCCGGCCGTGCCGGAACACGCCGGGACCGGAGCCGAATCCGCGGCCTCGGCCGTCCAGGACAGCTGGCCGCTGCACGCCGAGGTCACCGGCTTCAACCAGCTCACGCTCGACGCCGACGCCGGGACCACCATCGCCGTCGTCGGGCCCAACGGCGCGGGCAAGACGACCCTGCTGCGCGCCCTGCTCGGTCTCACCCCGCGCGCCCACGCAGCCCTGCGGCTCGGGGAGATGGACGTCAGCACCCTGCCCACGCACCGCCGGGGCGTCGCCTGGGTACCGCAGGACGGCGCGCTGTTCCCGCACCTCAGCGCGCTCGCGAACACCGCCTACGGGCTGCGCGCCCAGGGCGTGGCGCGCGCCGAGGCCCGCCGCAGGGCCCAGGAATGGCTGGACCGCCTCGGCGTGGGCCACCTGGCCGGCCGCAGGCCGTCCCAGGTCTCCGGCGGACAGGCCCAGCGCATCGCCCTGGCCAGGGCGCTCGCCACCCGGCCCCGGCTGCTGCTGCTCGACGAGCCCCTGGCAGCGCTCGACCAGACCACCCGGGCACATGTCCGGCACACCCTGCGCACCCACCTCGACGGCTTCGGCGGCGTCTGCCTGATGGTCACCCATGACCCGGTGGAGGCCGTGTCCCTCGCGGACCGCGTCCTCGTCCTGGAGGACGGCCGCGTGCTCCAGGACGCCCCGCCCGGCGAGGTGACCCGGCACCCCCACTCCCCCTGGGTCGCCCGCATGCTCGGCCGCAACGCCTGGCCGGGCACCGCGACCGCCGAGGGCCTCCGGCTCGTCGGCGGCGGCCTCCTGGTCGTCGCGGACCCGCTGCCGGCCGGGACCGCGGCGCTCGCGGTCATCGCCCCCGAAGCGGTCTCCGTGCACCGCGCCGAGCCGGGTGGCAGCCCGCGCAACATCTGGGCGGGCACCGTCCGGGAGATCACCACCAGCGGCAGCCGGCTGCGCGTCCTCATCACG includes these proteins:
- a CDS encoding ABC transporter permease codes for the protein MRRLRSRTTGPRAPIALAVPALLAIAFLLLPLIGILARTSWGDLGGHLTGPETTQALKLSLLVSFWALGLSLVLGVPLAWLLARTEFPGKTFVRSLVLLPMVLPPTVGGVALLLAFGRRGLLGPWLEDSFGITLPFHTSGAVLAATFVAMPFLVISLEGALGGLRPRYEETASSLGASPVRVFFTVTLPMVAPGLAAGAALTWARALGEFGATITFAGNLPGTTQTLPLQVYLLLQDNPEAATSVSLLLLAIAMLVLIGLRGRWTGTPSAATAGPRAQADEPAAVPVPDARPAVPEHAGTGAESAASAVQDSWPLHAEVTGFNQLTLDADAGTTIAVVGPNGAGKTTLLRALLGLTPRAHAALRLGEMDVSTLPTHRRGVAWVPQDGALFPHLSALANTAYGLRAQGVARAEARRRAQEWLDRLGVGHLAGRRPSQVSGGQAQRIALARALATRPRLLLLDEPLAALDQTTRAHVRHTLRTHLDGFGGVCLMVTHDPVEAVSLADRVLVLEDGRVLQDAPPGEVTRHPHSPWVARMLGRNAWPGTATAEGLRLVGGGLLVVADPLPAGTAALAVIAPEAVSVHRAEPGGSPRNIWAGTVREITTSGSRLRVLITSSQAPDLVAEITPQAAAELGLADGVPVWTSVKATETTVVAL